The sequence TGCGCTTCTCCGTTCCGGATAACATCTAAAAGATTTGGACCATCTGTGCCGATCTTACCGACAACACTTACTGGAATTCCAGCTTCTTGTATATATGTTGCTGTTCCTTTTGTAGCCATTAAGCGATAACCAATTGCGGAGAATCGCTTGGCAAGTTGAAGGGCCTCTTCTTTATCTTTATCTGAAACAGTAAGTAATACCGTGCCAAAGCTTTGAATTTGAATCCCTGATGCTACTAAGGCTTTATAGAGTGCTTTTTCGACTGTATAATCTTTCCCCATCACTTCACCAGTTGATTTCATTTCTGGTCCTAGTGAAATATCAACATTTCGAAGCTTAGCAAAAGAAAATACCGGTGCTTTTACATAGACGCCAGCTTGTTCTGGAGCGAGCCCTGTTTTGAACCCCTGTTCCTTTAATGATTGCCCTAAAATGGCTTTCGTAGCAACCTTTGCCATAGGTATGTTTGTAATTTTACTTAAAAATGGTACGGTACGGCTTGAACGTGGGTTAACTTCAAGGACATACACTTCATTGTTACTAATTACATATTGAATATTTAAGAGTCCAATAATGTTTAACCCTTTTGCTAATTTCTCCGTATACGTAATTAGCTTTTGTTTGATCTCATCAGATAAGCTTTGTGGCGGATAAACAGCGATCGAGTCACCTGAGTGTACACCAGCACGTTCAATATGCTCCATGATCCCAGGGATTACAACGTCCGTTCCATCACAAATCGCATCTACTTCAATTTCTTTACCCGTTAAATATCGGTCAATCAGTACAGGATGTTCCGGATTAATTTTGACTGCATTCGTCATATAATGAAGCAATTCGTCTTGCTTGTGAACAATTTCCATAGCTCTCCCACCTAGTACATAAGATGGACGCACAAGTACTGGATATCCAATATCATCAGCAATTTTTAAGGCTTCTTCAACAGATAAGGCTGTCTTTCCTTTTGGCATTGGGACATCCATTTCAACTAATGCCTGTTCAAATTTATCACGATCTTCTGCTCGATCTAAATCTTCTAAAGATGTACCTAAAATTTTCACGCCTCTTTCAACAAGACCTGCTGCAAGGTTTATCGCTGTTTGCCCTCCAAATTGAACGACGACACCAAAAGGTTTTTCCAATTCAACAATATGCATTACTTCTTCTAATGTCAGTGGTTCAAAATAAAGTTTATCTGAAATACTGAAATCGGTTGATACTGTTTCAGGGTTATTGTTGATAATAATCGCTTCATAACCTGCTTCTTTAATTGCCCATACGGAATGGACAGTTGCATAGTCAAACTCGACCCCTTGACCGATACGGATAGGACCAGAGCCTAATACGATCACACTTTCTCGATCTGTCACAATCGATTCAGTTTCATCTTCATACGTACCATAGAAATATGGGGTATTTGATTCAAACTCTGCCGCACAAGTGTCAACCATTTTATATGTAGGGATAATCCCTTCTTTTAATCGCCAATCATAAACTTCTTTTTCTGTCGTATTCCATATTTTAGCCATTGCTACATCTGAGAAACCCTTTTTCTTTGCTATTTTAGCCCATTCAAGATCAAATGGATGCTGTGCTAAATCATTTTCAAGTTTGATGATCCCTTCCATTTTATAAAGGAAAAAGCGATCAATTTGACTCCATTCGTGAATTTGTTCAAAGCCAATGCCTCGTCTCATAGCTTCTGCTATAATAAATAAACGTTCATCATCGGCGTTGCGAATCCGCTTTTCAATTGTTTCATCACTGAACGCTTCACCATTTAGCAGTTCAAAATGGTGTGTATTGCTTTCCAATGATCGGATTGCTTTTAACAGTGATTCTTCAAAAGTACGGCCAATCGCCATAATCTCTCCAGTCGCTTTCATTTGTGTTCCTAATAAACGGTTCGCAGATTCAAATTTATCAAAAGGAAAACGTGGGATTTTTGTTACGATATAATCAACAACTGGTTCGGTGCTTGCATACGTTTTTTCAGTAACAGGGTTCATCATTTCATCTAATGTTAAACCAACAGCAATTTTGGCTGCCAATTTAGCGATCGGGTAACCTGTTGCTTTAGATGCAAGAGCAGATGAACGACTAACACGTGGATTTACCTCAATGACATAATAATCATAGCTGTATGGATCAAGGGCTAGTTGAACATTACAGCCCCCTTCAATTTCAAGAGCACGAATAATTTTTAGTGATGCATTGCGAAGAAGTTGATATTCACGGTCACTAAGTGTTTGTGTAGGTGCAACTACGATGGAATCACCGGTGTGAATCCCCACTGGATCCACGTTTTCCATGCTGCAGACAACGATCGCATTATCATTTGAATCCCGCATTACCTCGTATTCAATTTCTTTAAAACCCGCAATGCTTTTTTCTAATAAACATTGTGTGACCGGGCTGTACTTTAATCCACTAGCGACAATTTCAATTAATTCTTCTTCATTATTACAAATTCCGCCGCCTGTTCCCCCAAGTGTAAATGCAGGACGAACAATGACCGGATACCCCACTTCTTCAACAAATGCATAGGCTTCATCAAGATTATGAATAATTTCACTTTCTGGAACCGGTTCATTTAATTCATTCATAAGGTTTCTGAATAAATCCCTGTCCTCGGCTTTTTGAATAGCTGAGAGCTTTGTTCCAAGAATTTCTACACCACATTCATCAAGAATACCAGAATTAGCTAATTCAACTGCCATGTTTAAGCCTGTTTGACCACCCAATGTTGGTAACAGAGCATCTGGTCTTTCCTTCCGAATGATTTGAGATACAAACTCTAGTGTTAATGGTTCAATATAGACTTTATCGGCAATTTCCGTATCTGTCATAATGGTAGCCGGGTTTGAATTAATAAGAATAACACGGTAGCCTTCTTCCTTTAACGAAATACATGCTTGAGTGCCGGCATAGTCAAACTCCGCTGCTTGCCCGATTACAATTGGTCCTGATCCAATTACTAAAATGCTATTAATATCATTACGCTTTGGCATGAGTTGTTTCCCCCTGTTTAGCAATTTCGATCATTTCTATAAATTGATGGAATAAAGAAACCGCATCCTCAGATCCTGGTGAGGCTTCTGGATGGAATTGAACAGAAAAAGCGTTAAAATCTTTATGTTTTAAACCCTCAACCGTTCCATCATTTAAAGCAATATGTGTGATTTCTAATCTTGTATTTGTTATTGAATCTGCATCCACTAGAAATCCGTGATTTTGTGAAGTAAATAAAACTTTTCCAGTTAATAAGTCTTTCGTAGGATGACTAGAGCCACGATGACCAAATTTCATTTTAATTGTCTCTGCACCACAAGCAAGCGCAAAAAGTTGATGACCTAATCCAATCCCAAATAACGGAACTTTCCCAACAACCTCTTTAATCATTTGAATTCCTTCTGTGACGTCTTTCGGATTTCCTGGTCCGTTTGTTAACAGGATTCCATCTGGATTTAATTGAAGGATTTCATTTGCACTCGTATCATAAGGAACAACGACGACATCACAACCACGCTCATTCAATTCTCTTAAGATACCGTGCTTCATCCCAAAATCTACCACAATAATTCTTCTGCCTCGTCCAGGACTTGGGTAAGCCGTTTTTGTAGATACTTGCTTTACTTGTTCATGACGAATCTCTGTTGCGCGAATCCTTTCTAGTACATCCTGATCTTTTTCATTAAAATGACAAATGATTCCTTTTAATGTCCCGTGATCGCGGATGATTCTTGTTAACTTTCGTGTATCAATTCCCGCTATTCCTGGAATATTTTTCATTTTACAATATTCATCCAATGTCATCTCACTGCGCCAGTTGGAGGGAAAATCTGTAGCTTCTTTTACAATCAACCCATTGATTGCTGGTGTAATTGATTCAAAATCATCCCGGTTTATGCCATAATTACCTACTAATGGATAGGTTAACACTACAATCTGGCCACAATAAGTTGGGTCTGACAAGATTTCTTGATAACCTGTCATACCTGAATGAAATACTACCTCTCCAAATGCTGTTGATTCACTTCCAAATGTTTCCCCTACAAATACCGTTCCATTTTCTAAAATGAGCTTTTTCTTCATCTTATTCACGTCCCTTTTCCCAAGCTATGACCCCATCTACAATGGTTACTACTGGCCAACCTTTACAATTCCAACCTGCAAATGGAGTGTTTCTACCTTTCGATAAGAAAGTTTCCGGATTAATCGTCTTTTCAAGATTTAAATCAAGTAAAACAACATCCGCGGGGAACCCTTCTTCCAACTTTCCTAAGTTTAATCCGAATGTTTCTGCTGGTTTTTTGGCCATAAGCTCAATTAACTGTTCTAATGTTAAAATGCCTTTTTCAACAAAGTGAGTATATAAAAGAGGAAATGCTGTTTCTAAACCAACGATTCCAAATGGGGCTAGCACCATTCCTTCTGCTTTTTCTTCACTCGTATGTGGCGCGTGATCTGTAGCAATAAAGTCGATCGTACCATCTAAAAGTCCTTGTATTAAGGCTTCACGATCTAAAGAGCTACGTAAAGGAGGATTCATCTTATAGTTCGTATCTAACCCAGGAATATCTTCATCGCATAGTATTAAGTGATGAGGAGTTACTTCAGCTGTCACATTAATTCCAGCGCGTTTTGCATCTCTTACTGTACGAACGGATTCTTTTGTACTTATGTGACAAACATGATAATGACAATTAGCTGCCTCTGCCAAAAGCACATCTCTCGCAATATGGACTGATTCACAAACGGATGGAATGCCATTAATTCCATGGCTTTCGGAAAACGAACCTTCATGAACAGAACCTTTATTAATTAAGCTATTGTCTTCACAGTGAGCGACAATTGGTAAACCAACCTCAGCAGCCTTTTTCATCGCTTCTAACATCATTCCCGCTGATTGGACTCCAACCCCATCATCTGTTAAAGCAAATGCTCCAGCTTCTTTTAAATCTACAAAGTTTGTTAACTCTTGACCTGCTTCTCTGACCGTAATTGATCCATATGGTAAGACTTTAACTGAAGCTGTTTCTTTAATTCGATTATTTAACCATTGCAATTGTTCCTTGGAATCCGGGACAGGTCTCGTATTTGGCATAGCAGCAACTGTTGTAAATCCACCTTTTGCTGCAGAAAGAGTACCGCTTTCAATGGTTTCTTTCTTTTCACCACCTGGTTCTCGCAAATGAACATGAAGATCAATGAAACCTGGAGCAACGACTAGAGATTTTGCATCAATCATTTTCTCTGCCTCAATATGTGAAAGGTCTCTACCAATTTCTTTAATTAAACCGTCTACAATATACAAATCTCCTTGCACCCATTCTTCATTAATAAGCAACTGGCCATTTTTTATGAGTATTGACATGGTTGATTCCCCCTTTTTGATTTCCTAGTGCCCGTTTAATAACGGCCATTCGTACGAAAACTCCATTTTCCATTTGTTTAAAAATTCTTGATCTTTTGCATTCTACTAATTCATCCGCAATTTCGACATTTCGATTTACAGGAGCCGGATGCATAATAATACTGTTTGGTTTCATGCGTTTTTCTCTATCAATGGTTAAACCGTATTCTTTGTGATAATTTCCCTCAACCGCATTGCCATTATTGTCATGTCTTTCGTGTTGGATTCGAAGTAGCATAACAACATCAGATGTTTCAATAGCAGAGTCAATATTTTCATAACTTCCATTTTCGAGAAGAGAGTCATCAAACCACATTTGTGGTCCTGAAAAAACTACCTTTGCCCCTAATCTTGTTAGAACATCAGCATTTGACCGAGCTACACGGCTATGTGTGATATCGCCGATAATGGCTACTTTAAGTCCTTCAAAACGACCGAATTCTTTTTTGATGGTTAGTAAATCCAGCAGGGATTGGGTAGGATGATGACCACACCCATCCCCTGCATTGATAATCGGGATCCCAACCCTGCCCACTAGCTCATTAAAATAATTATCCATTTGATGTCTAATGACAACTGCGTTTACACCAATAGATTCAAGTGTGCGTACGGTATCATACAACGTTTCCCCTTTTAAAACACTTGAAGTACCGGCCTCAAATGGAATTACCTCTAAACCAAGTTTTCTTTCGGCTACTTCGAAACTAGATTTTGTTCGTGTACTTGGCTCAAAAAATAAATTAGATATAAACATTTGCTCTCCTGGAGTCCATTGTTTACCTTTCGAAAAATCATCAGCATCTTTAAGAATAGCCGTGATTTCACTAATTGATAATGAAGTGGTCGATAATAAATGGTTCATGAACTCATCCCCTTTGTTATGTTTAATCTAATTGCGTTTCAAAAATATCGTCTTCAATTTTTTCCTTCCCAGGTAAAACTAAGTTTAGAACAACCCCAGCGATTGCAGCAAAAGCCATTCCTTGAAGTTGGATGGACCAAACTTGGATAAAAGCTCCACCTATTCCCAAAACTAAGATTACAGAGGCAATGGCCAAGTTGCGATTTTTACTAAAGTCCACTTTATTATCAATTAACATTCGTAATCCCGAGGAAGCGATGATCCCAAATAATAGAATGGAGACGCCCCCCATTACCGGTTGTGGAATTGTATTTATTAAAGCAGTCATCTTTCCAATAAACCCTAAAATCAGTGCAAAAACTGCAGCTCCTAAAATGATATATACACTGTAAACCTTTGTGATTGCCAATACGCCAATATTTTCACCATATGTGGTCTTTGGTGGTCCCCCGATTATTGCTGATATCATTGTACCTAAACCATCTCCAAGAATGGAACGATGCAAACCAGGCTCTTTAATGTAATCTTTACCTACTACTTTACTTAATACCAGTTGATGTCCAATATGTTCAGAAATCGTAACGATTGAAATCGGAATCATTAAAAGCATGATATCTGTAGATATTGTGACCTCATAATCAACAAATGGAACCACAAACTCAGGCCATTCGAACCAACTTGCTTGTAATACTGGAGTAAAATTTACAATTCCAATGATGACAGAGTAGATATAGCCGACGATAATTCCAGCTAATATTGAAACTTGACCTAAAAACCCTTTCGAGAATACTGAAAATAAGATGGTAGCAATCAGTGTTACAATTCCTGCTGAAAAATAGGCTAAATCATATTCACCCTTTGGATTATTCATAGCCATTCCTACCGCTGTTGGTGCTAGTGCGAGTCCGATTACCATAATGACTGGACCTACGACGATAGGCGGCAATAATTTCATAATCCATTGATAGCCAGAAACTTTTATGACAAAAGCTACTATGATATAAACGATTCCGATCATGAAGCAGCCAATCATAGCCCCTCCCGTTCCTTCAGCTGCTGTTGCGGCTATGATGGGTGCGATAAATGCAAATGAAGATCCTAAATATGCAGGTACTTGCCATTTTGTAAAGATGAGAAACAAGATCGTGGCAATTCCACTTGAAATGAGCGCTACTGCTGGACTTAATCCTACTAATACTGGTACTAACACCGTTGCACCGAACATGGCAAATAAGTGCTGGAAGCTTAAAGTCAGCCATTGAAATGGAGACGGTATGTCTTTAATGTCTAAAACTGGTTGTTGTTTACTCAAGATGTTTTCCTCCAAAGCTGTTTAAATAATGTAATTCATTACTTTTCATGTATACTTACTTGGTCGCTTGAATCAACTTCACTTAATTCAACGACGATCTTTTCAGAACTTGATGTTGGTATATTTTTCCCAACATAATCAGCCCTAATTGGCAGCTCCCTATGACCTCTATCCACTAAAACAGCTAATTGAATGGCACTTGGGCGACCGCTATCTATAATTGCATCTAGCGCTGCTCTAACTGTCCTACCTGTATAAAGGACATCATCGACTAAAATGACTGTTTGATCTTGAATATTTTGCTCAATATGCAACCCTTTTACAAGTGGTTCTTGATTGACCGTTTTAACGGATAAATCATCACGATATAAAGTGATATCTAAATCTCCTACCGGAACGCTCTTTCCTTCAATTTGCTTAATTCTTTCAGCAAGTCGATTGGCAATATAAATGCCCCTCGTGCGAATTCCCACTAAAAGTAAATGATCGATTCCTTTATTCTTTTCAATAATTTCATGAGCAATTCTTGTTAGAGCTCTCCGGATTGCTTGTTCATCTAATACAATTGCCTTTTGTGGCATTGTTCTACACCCTTTCTACTGTCTCCTTATTCTTATCTTAGTATGGCTTTATTTCGAAAAATAAAAAACCCTCTTACCAGGAGGCAAGAGGGCACACGAATCCATAAACTAATATCATTTAAAGAAGTATCTCGTACTTTTAAATGATAAATCCGTCTCCTTCTCAGCCTCACGGGACTGATTTAAAGGACTTATTCAGTTAAGTAAATCTTAATGTACATGGAGATCTTTGTCAATGATTATTTTTCACTTTTGCCAGAATCTCTTCAAACTCAGTTGGCAATGGTGCTTCGAATTCTAAGTATTCTTCTGTTGAAGGATGAGTAAAACCAAGAATCGCTGCATGCAGTGCTTGACCATTAATTTCTAAAGTTTTACGTGGACCATATTTTGGATCTCCCACTAAAGGATAGCCTATATATTTCATATGGACACGAATTTGATGAGTACGTCCTGTTTCTAAACGACATTCAACAAATGTATAGTCATTAAAACGCTCGATCACATGAAAATGGGTGACTGCATGTTTCCCATTCTCGACTACAGCCATGCTCTGACGATCCTTTTGATCCCTGCCAATAGGAGCATCTATCGTTCCATAATCATGACTGATATTTCCATGAACGAGGGCTTTATATTTTCTCATTACGGTTTTATTAACAAGTTGGTTCACTAAGTGTTCATGTGCCTTATCATTTTTGGCAACCATTAATAACCCTGATGTATCTTTATCAATTCGATGGACGATTCCCGGTCTTAATACACCATTAATCCCTGATAAATCTTTACAATGGGCCATTAATCCATTAACTAACGTGCCTGTTACATGGCCAGCGGCCGGATGAACAACCATGCCTTTTGGTTTGTTAACAACAATCACATCGGAATCCTCATAATAAATATCTAAATCCATCTCCTCAGGAATAACATCAAGCACTTCAGGAGCTGGAATCATAATTCGGATCGCATCATTAACATTACACTTATAATTTGTTTTAACAGGTTGATCATTAACGAGGACTTGCCCTTCTTTAATCCATTGCTGGACTTGTGTTCTTGACCATTCTGAATTTAGGTTCGTTATTACCTTATCAATTCGCTGAGCTGACTCCTGCTCAAGAACCGTGTGTTCCACTATCTGCATTTACTTTCTCCTTTTCCTTTTTCTCTTCTCGAAACATATGTATAATTAATAATGCTACACCAATTACAAGGGACGAATCAGCAATATTAAAAATAGGAAAATTATAACCAAATGGGTATGTATGAATAAAATCAACGACTTCCTGGCGTAATACTCGATCAATAAAATTTCCAATAGCACCACCTAGCATTAACGATAAGGCCCATTTAAATAAAGCTCCCTCATCTTTTGACTTTTGCATATAAAAGATAATCCCAATTATAACGATTACTGTAATAATATAGAAAAACCACATTTGTCCTTCTAAAATGCCCCAAGCTGCACCACGATTACGATGGGATGTAAAATACAAAAAACCTTCGATAATGGGTATGCTTTCCCCTAGTTCCATATGCTTTATAACCAACCATTTTGTCAATTGATCAAAAACAATAATCAGTATTGCGATAAAATAGTAAAACACAAAGGCACCCTCCAATTAATAACAATAGAGTAATAATTCTCCCTTTGCATTTTAGCATACTACTTTCGAAAACGACAGTCTTTATATTGTTGTTTGATTCATTATAAATTGAAGAGTTTTACAGTCCTCCATTGATTTTAAAGTGGGGACAACCAATAGAAGTTCGCTTGGAATTAACTCACCAGATATTTCACAAGTACCATATGTTCCTTTTTCAAGTTTCATAAGCGCTGTTTCAACATCTTGTAACTCCTCTTCAATAAACGGTTTTACTATTGGTGAGCAAGAGTGAATTTTTTCGATTAATTCTTGTCTCGTTTTACGGAGTTCTGAATAGATTTCAATATATTGTTGATCCATATCGTTACCTCCGTTCATTTTTTGTTTCCTTTTATCATACCCACTGATTTTTTCAAAAAACGATAAAAGTATTGACAAGACAAACAAGTATTAACGTTGAAGGAATATTTAGCTAAAAATAAAAATGCACGAGACTTTTTCACAAATGAAAAGTCTCGTGCATTTTATAAAAAGAATTTATTAAGCTAAATGGCTGTAGTTTTCTTTCACCACTTCTGCACAACGTTTACAAAGGGTTGGATGTTCCGCTACTTTACCAACATGTGGAGTGACTGTCCAACAACGATCACATGTTTCACCTTCTGCTTTGGTAATGACAATTGCCGCATGATCAAGCTTTACTGCTTGCTCTGGAGCTTGTGCATAAGAACCGGCGATTTCAAAATCAGAAACAATGAAAAGTTGTTGTAGATTTTCATTAATCGATTCCAGCAATTCCTTCGTATCATCTTTAACGTATAATGTTACTTTCGCTGTTAAAGATTTACCAATGACCTTCTCATTACGAGCTTCTTCTAATGCTTTTAAAACATCATCGCGTAAATTCATAAACTTAGACCATTTTGTTAATAATTCCTCAGCTTGAGGTACTTCCTTCACTTCAGGCATATCTGTTAATTGAACACTCTGCTCTTTAACTGCAGGGATGAAACTCCATACCTCATCAGCAGTATGAGATAAAATAGGAGCTACTAATTTAGTTAATGAAAGTAAACTTTCGTAAAGCACAGTTTGAATGCAACGACGATCAGATTGATCTTTAGCCTCAATATATAAAATATCTTTGGCAAAATCAAGATAGAACGAACTCAAATCAAGGGTACAGAAATTGTTTACTTCATGATAAATACTTGCATATTCATAATTCTCATAGTGATCGCGAACTTGTTTAACAAGTCGATTTAACTTCGCAAGCATAAATTGATCAACTTCACGTAAATCTCCATAGGCTACTGTGTCCTTTTCTGGATTAAAATCAGTTAAATTTCCAAGTAAGAAACGGAAAGTATTTCTAATTTTGCGATACACTTCAGCCACTTGTTTAAGAATCGCATCTGATACGCGAACATCTGCCTGATAATCAACAGAGGCTACCCAGAGACGAAGAATATCAGCTCCATATTGGTTCATTACTTTTGCAGGAATCACGACATTACCAAGAGACTTACTCATTTTTCTTCCTTCGCCATCTAAAGCAAATCCATGACTTAATACCCCTTTGTATGGTGCTTTCCCTGTAACCGCTACTGCTGTAGACAATGAAGAGTTAAACCAACCACGGTATTGGTCAGATCCTTCTAAGTAAAGATCAGCAGGTCTTTGCAGGTCATCACGTTCTAACAATACAGCTTGGTGGGAAGACCCTGAATCAAACCACACATCCATAATATCAGTTTCTTTTGTAAAGATACCGTTCGGACTGCCTTGATGGATAAATCCTTCTGGAAGTAAATCTTTTGCTTCCCGTTCAAACCATACATTTGAACCATGCTTACGGAATAAATTCGATACATGTTCAATTGTCTCATCCGTAATAATTGGTTCGCCATTTTCAGCATAGAATACTGGAATTGGCACACCCCATGCACGCTGCCTAGAAATACACCAATCTCCACGATCTCGTACCATATTAAATAATCTTGTTTCGCCCCAAGCTGGAACCCATTTTGTTTCTTTCACTGCTTCTAATAATTCTGCTCTAAAATCTTTAATGGAAGCAAACCATTGGGCAGTTGCACGGAAAATGATCGGTTTTTTGGTTCTCCAATCATGTGGATATGAGTGAGTAATAAAGCTTAGTTTTAATAAGGCCCCTACTTCTTCTAACTTTTCTGTAATCGCTTTATTCGCTTTATCATAAAACAATCCTTCAAATCCAGGTGCTTCCTTGGTCATGACACCTTTATCATCAACAGGACATAGCACATCTAAGTCATATTTTTGACCAATATAAAAGTCATCTTCCCCATGTCCTGGTGCTGTATGAACACAACCTGTACCCGCATCTGTTGTTACGTGTTCCCCTAACATAACAAGAGAATCTCTTCCATAAATGGGATGGGATGCAACCATTCGATCTAATTCTTGGCCTTTAATGGTTTGCACTACTTCTGCCTCTTCCCAGCCAATTTCATTTTTCACCGATTCTAGTAAAGCTTCTGCCACAAGATATTTTCGATCTTTTACTGAAACTACGACGTATTTTAAATCCGGATGTACTGAAATCCCAAGGTTTGCCGGAATCGTCCATGGAGTTGTCGTCCAAATCACAATTTCAACATCAGTATCCAATACACCTTTTCCATCTTTTACCTTAAATCCAACATAAATAGACGGGGATTTCTTATCTTTATATTCAATTTCCGCTTCAGCTAAGGCTGATTCACTCGTTGGAGACCAATAGACTGGTTTTAACCCTTTATAAATGTAGCCCTTTTTTGCCATTTCACCAAACACTTTAATTTGTTGTGCTTCGTAAGCAGGCTCTAACGTAATGTATGGACGGTCCCAATCACCACGAACCCCTAGACGCTTGAATTGTGTACGCTGATTATCAATTTGCTCATATGCATACTTTTCACAAAGATTTCTAAATTCTGCAACCGTCATTTCTTTACGTTTTACACCTTTATTTGTTAATGCTTGCTCAATTGGTAAGCCGTGAGTATCCCAACCTGGAACATACGGAGCATTGTAACCACTCATTGACTTGTATCGAACAATAAAATCTTTTAAAACTTTATTTAAGGCATGACCCATATGAATATCGCCATTTGCATATGGAGGTCCATCATGCAATACAAACATCGGACGATCTTTTGTTCTTTCTTGAACTAATTTA is a genomic window of Niallia sp. XMNu-256 containing:
- the carB gene encoding carbamoyl-phosphate synthase large subunit — its product is MPKRNDINSILVIGSGPIVIGQAAEFDYAGTQACISLKEEGYRVILINSNPATIMTDTEIADKVYIEPLTLEFVSQIIRKERPDALLPTLGGQTGLNMAVELANSGILDECGVEILGTKLSAIQKAEDRDLFRNLMNELNEPVPESEIIHNLDEAYAFVEEVGYPVIVRPAFTLGGTGGGICNNEEELIEIVASGLKYSPVTQCLLEKSIAGFKEIEYEVMRDSNDNAIVVCSMENVDPVGIHTGDSIVVAPTQTLSDREYQLLRNASLKIIRALEIEGGCNVQLALDPYSYDYYVIEVNPRVSRSSALASKATGYPIAKLAAKIAVGLTLDEMMNPVTEKTYASTEPVVDYIVTKIPRFPFDKFESANRLLGTQMKATGEIMAIGRTFEESLLKAIRSLESNTHHFELLNGEAFSDETIEKRIRNADDERLFIIAEAMRRGIGFEQIHEWSQIDRFFLYKMEGIIKLENDLAQHPFDLEWAKIAKKKGFSDVAMAKIWNTTEKEVYDWRLKEGIIPTYKMVDTCAAEFESNTPYFYGTYEDETESIVTDRESVIVLGSGPIRIGQGVEFDYATVHSVWAIKEAGYEAIIINNNPETVSTDFSISDKLYFEPLTLEEVMHIVELEKPFGVVVQFGGQTAINLAAGLVERGVKILGTSLEDLDRAEDRDKFEQALVEMDVPMPKGKTALSVEEALKIADDIGYPVLVRPSYVLGGRAMEIVHKQDELLHYMTNAVKINPEHPVLIDRYLTGKEIEVDAICDGTDVVIPGIMEHIERAGVHSGDSIAVYPPQSLSDEIKQKLITYTEKLAKGLNIIGLLNIQYVISNNEVYVLEVNPRSSRTVPFLSKITNIPMAKVATKAILGQSLKEQGFKTGLAPEQAGVYVKAPVFSFAKLRNVDISLGPEMKSTGEVMGKDYTVEKALYKALVASGIQIQSFGTVLLTVSDKDKEEALQLAKRFSAIGYRLMATKGTATYIQEAGIPVSVVGKIGTDGPNLLDVIRNGEAQFVINTFSKGKQPERDGFRIRREAVENGVPCLTSLDTAAAILRVIESMNFSTEAMEQPNVTGEAVLS
- a CDS encoding carbamoyl phosphate synthase small subunit, producing the protein MKKKLILENGTVFVGETFGSESTAFGEVVFHSGMTGYQEILSDPTYCGQIVVLTYPLVGNYGINRDDFESITPAINGLIVKEATDFPSNWRSEMTLDEYCKMKNIPGIAGIDTRKLTRIIRDHGTLKGIICHFNEKDQDVLERIRATEIRHEQVKQVSTKTAYPSPGRGRRIIVVDFGMKHGILRELNERGCDVVVVPYDTSANEILQLNPDGILLTNGPGNPKDVTEGIQMIKEVVGKVPLFGIGLGHQLFALACGAETIKMKFGHRGSSHPTKDLLTGKVLFTSQNHGFLVDADSITNTRLEITHIALNDGTVEGLKHKDFNAFSVQFHPEASPGSEDAVSLFHQFIEMIEIAKQGETTHAKA
- a CDS encoding dihydroorotase encodes the protein MSILIKNGQLLINEEWVQGDLYIVDGLIKEIGRDLSHIEAEKMIDAKSLVVAPGFIDLHVHLREPGGEKKETIESGTLSAAKGGFTTVAAMPNTRPVPDSKEQLQWLNNRIKETASVKVLPYGSITVREAGQELTNFVDLKEAGAFALTDDGVGVQSAGMMLEAMKKAAEVGLPIVAHCEDNSLINKGSVHEGSFSESHGINGIPSVCESVHIARDVLLAEAANCHYHVCHISTKESVRTVRDAKRAGINVTAEVTPHHLILCDEDIPGLDTNYKMNPPLRSSLDREALIQGLLDGTIDFIATDHAPHTSEEKAEGMVLAPFGIVGLETAFPLLYTHFVEKGILTLEQLIELMAKKPAETFGLNLGKLEEGFPADVVLLDLNLEKTINPETFLSKGRNTPFAGWNCKGWPVVTIVDGVIAWEKGRE
- a CDS encoding aspartate carbamoyltransferase catalytic subunit; amino-acid sequence: MNHLLSTTSLSISEITAILKDADDFSKGKQWTPGEQMFISNLFFEPSTRTKSSFEVAERKLGLEVIPFEAGTSSVLKGETLYDTVRTLESIGVNAVVIRHQMDNYFNELVGRVGIPIINAGDGCGHHPTQSLLDLLTIKKEFGRFEGLKVAIIGDITHSRVARSNADVLTRLGAKVVFSGPQMWFDDSLLENGSYENIDSAIETSDVVMLLRIQHERHDNNGNAVEGNYHKEYGLTIDREKRMKPNSIIMHPAPVNRNVEIADELVECKRSRIFKQMENGVFVRMAVIKRALGNQKGGINHVNTHKKWPVAY
- a CDS encoding solute carrier family 23 protein, translated to MSKQQPVLDIKDIPSPFQWLTLSFQHLFAMFGATVLVPVLVGLSPAVALISSGIATILFLIFTKWQVPAYLGSSFAFIAPIIAATAAEGTGGAMIGCFMIGIVYIIVAFVIKVSGYQWIMKLLPPIVVGPVIMVIGLALAPTAVGMAMNNPKGEYDLAYFSAGIVTLIATILFSVFSKGFLGQVSILAGIIVGYIYSVIIGIVNFTPVLQASWFEWPEFVVPFVDYEVTISTDIMLLMIPISIVTISEHIGHQLVLSKVVGKDYIKEPGLHRSILGDGLGTMISAIIGGPPKTTYGENIGVLAITKVYSVYIILGAAVFALILGFIGKMTALINTIPQPVMGGVSILLFGIIASSGLRMLIDNKVDFSKNRNLAIASVILVLGIGGAFIQVWSIQLQGMAFAAIAGVVLNLVLPGKEKIEDDIFETQLD